The nucleotide sequence CAGAACCCGCTTGCACACCCGGAGCCTGAAGGGCTTGCTCCGGCGCGGTCTCCGCGGCCGGCTCAGCCGAGGTGCCCGTTGTTGGTTCCGGCGAGGCATCCGCTGCCGGTTCCGGTGGCGGCAATAAGGTGGCCGTCTCCGCCGGCGGGACGTCAGCTCTCCCGGCCTCCGGTCTGCTGTCCGGCTGCGGAGAACTTCCGAGAGTTCCGCCAAGCGGCGGGCGCGGTGTGCGAACGGTCGGCTGATCTTCGGCCTCGGCCTCATCTGCGGCAGGGGACTCGGCGCCGGCATTCGCTGCCGGAGTCGCAGTGTCTGCCGACCCATCGACGGCAGGAGCCGCTGTGTCGGCTTCATCCTCCGGCGCATCGGGGACCGCAGCCGTTAAGCTGTCGGTTTCCTGCCGTAAGAGATCATCGAGAAGATTGTTTTGATTCGCATAGTACCAACCGCCATAGGTCAGCGCGATTAGCAGGACGGAGATCACCACCAGTGCACCGCCGGGAACCCTGCCCTCCGGCTTGGGGGCCGGAAAATGCAGGCTTGGCTTTCCCTCAAGGCCGGCAATCTCCGACTTGAAGCGCTCGACGAGAAACTCAGAGTCCAGATGAAGGTATTCCGCGTAAGAGCGGACAAAGCCGACGGCGTAGGTCGTGCCCGGCAGTTCGGCGTAGCGTCCATCTTCGATGGCTTGAAGGTAGACCCGGCGAATACGGAGGTTGGCCGCAACGTCGGCGACCTCCTGACCAAGGTCGCGACGCGCACGCGCCAACAGGACGCCGACGCTGTCCCGCTCCGCCTTCAGCTCATTGACGTCGCCTTCGCGGATCTCCTCCTCGCGAATACGTTGGGCCATGATCATTTCCTTTGCCGCGACGTCGCCGACATCTGCGCATGCCCTGCAAATCCGACAGGAGCGTTGCCGGCCACCCCTTCACTTAGCGCATTGGCGTGCAAGCTACTTCTCTCCAACCCTTGGTGGGGCCTGAGCGGACCCGCCTATTAAAATCTTGCGCTAGTGTCGCGTGCAAAGGGTTAGCAAATTCTACGCCTTTGCAAGAAATCACGCGAAATCGCATTATTTTTCTTCTCGCGAGGCGATTTTCTCGGCTCAGAGGTCGTTGGGGACCGGTCGTAGAACCCAGCCATCGGCCTTCAGACCGTCTCACGGAGACCCGAATGGCCCGCAATAGACACGCAAAAGTTGGTTAACTTCTTCGGTCTACAACACCGCGACAATGCTTGCAAGACGGCGGTCCGGTCTAGGTCACGACGCCACG is from Algihabitans albus and encodes:
- a CDS encoding helix-turn-helix domain-containing protein, with amino-acid sequence MAQRIREEEIREGDVNELKAERDSVGVLLARARRDLGQEVADVAANLRIRRVYLQAIEDGRYAELPGTTYAVGFVRSYAEYLHLDSEFLVERFKSEIAGLEGKPSLHFPAPKPEGRVPGGALVVISVLLIALTYGGWYYANQNNLLDDLLRQETDSLTAAVPDAPEDEADTAAPAVDGSADTATPAANAGAESPAADEAEAEDQPTVRTPRPPLGGTLGSSPQPDSRPEAGRADVPPAETATLLPPPEPAADASPEPTTGTSAEPAAETAPEQALQAPGVQAGSVEPEVAAQSAAAEPVAAEDLSESDLSAAEATDAAEVETGIATAATETMEADIPAAPDLPTEVSEGSGRVYGVANGESRVVVTATSDSWVQVRSADDNLLITRVLRAGDVYRVPDQQGLTLETGNAGGLTITVDGRTAPALGRSGDVLRGVSLEPQALLSGRAAP